The Candidatus Neomarinimicrobiota bacterium genome contains the following window.
CTGAGCTTATCATTCTGAGCGTAATTCAGGTTAGCATAAACATTGTAGCCACTAAGATCGAGATCATTGATTTCATCTTTTCCAGTCAGAAAGTCGAATTCACCCTTAACAGAGACCTTGCCAGCCTTGTAGTTTGCTGCAATTCCACCAGCCATGAGTTCCGTGACCGTGGCTGCATCTTTGTTTCTGAAAAATTGTAGATGATCCAGGATATAGGCATCCCCATCTTCAATACTCTTGTCTTTGTAGTAAAAACCAAAGGCATCATAGGAGAGTGCGCCAGCTTTTCCCTTATAGTTGGCAACATAGAGATCGGCATCACGATTATCCACGATAACAGAATCGGTAACAACTGCGTCATAGACAACATTGTCAGTCGTGCCATCGCCACCTTCACTCACTTTGGCCCAACCCAGGCTAAGTCCTTTGTAGCCAAGCTGAACACCTTCGTAGTTATTATCAACCATCAACTTGTTTCCCAAACCAAACCATTGGCGACCAATTTTGAGGTTTACAGGCATATTGGGAAGCGTCATGTCCACATAGGCGTGATCGACATGCAGCAGAAAATTTGTATCTTTAAAATCGAAGAGGGCTGATCCTCCACCGGTACCGGTGCGAATTTTACTTTTCAGCGCATTATCTACACCCCACCAGCCTTGAGCCATATCAAAGCGGGTGACAAATTTGAGATTATCACTGGCGATTCCCTGGACATTGAAACGTAGCATCTGAACCACATAATTGTGATCATAGGCATCTTCCTTCAACGTAAAGGCTTGTTGTGATTGAGCCCATGCAGTATACACTCCCCCAATTTTGAATTCTGTCGCCAGAGCTGATACGCTCAAGACCAAAATCCCAACGAGAAGACTAACAATCAATTTCCTCACTTCTATTCTCCTTTTTTTATGAATTTTGAAATCATTTTCGACCTCTATAACTCAAATGACGTGCCAGAATTCTGAAGCCTATCTATATGATTGATTCTATTGATTTTATTATTATACCATGTAACTAATCGGTCATTGATAAATTCAATTATTGACTATATACAGTCGCTTTGACTATATTTAGTCGCTATTGATTCTTGTTGGTTTTTGTGTTTAAGCAATGTTTGCTGATTCACAATTCAGTGTAATTTTAATCTAGCCTGAGGAAATAAATTGAGGGAAGTATGCGATTAAACTTAAAAGTCAGTATTATAGTGGCTGGCACTGCTTCAATCATGATGTCAGTCCTGTTTTTTGGATTACTGATTCGGGTTGATCGACAAAGTGAAGATACGCTCTTGACCTCTGCCCGCTCAATATTCAAAAATGTGCTTATTACACGAAAGTGGGTTGCCGATCACGAGGGTGTACTGGTTGTTAAACAACCTGGGATGGAAGCGAATCCCTATTTAGATCATCCCCAATTATTTACCGATTCCGGAGACACCCTGCTTCTGAAAAATCCGGCTCTGGTTACGCGTGAGCTTAGTGCTATTAGTGAAGCGACTGGAGGAAAATTTTCATTTCATATGGCCAGCACACGGTTCATCAACCCCGAAAATATACCGGATACCTTCGAAGAGGAGGCTCTGCAATTTCTCGATAATTCTGAGGAAGTAGATCATTTAGAATATTCACGATTGGAAGAACGAGACGGGAAACATTACTATCGTTATTTCGCACCCTTATATACTCGAGAAGCCTGTCTCAGCTGTCATGCTCAACACGGTTATGAGGAGGGTGATTTGAGAGGTGGTATTAGTGTTACTCTGCCCATGGAGGAACACCTGAAAGCTCGCCATTCTAATGTAGAATTTCTGCTCACGCTCATGATCATAGTCATAATAATTTTGAGCTTGCTCACCTACTTCCTGCTCCAGCGTTCTATTATTGAACCGCTAAGAATTCTGGAAGGCAAGACCCACGAAATGCAGGATGGGCAATATGCAGTTGATTTCAATGTCAAAAGTCAGGATGAAATTGGCAGCTTGTCTCAGGCCTTCAAGGGTATGGCACAACGTATTCATGATGATACTGAACAATTGAAAACCTCCGAAATAATGAGTCGCTCCTTGATTGAAAATTCGCCTGAGCTGATCGCTATAATTGACCCGAAAGATTGCATATTCAATTACAACCATAATTTTCAGCGATATACCGGCTACTCGGATGAAGAGCTAAAAGGGATGAATCTTTTTGCATTGATTGATAAGGCTAACACCAGGCAGAGTATGAGAAAGAACTTGCCTGAAACCATGGAGCAGCAATTTGAAGGTATTCTTAAAACCAAGGATAAGC
Protein-coding sequences here:
- a CDS encoding DUF3365 domain-containing protein gives rise to the protein MRLNLKVSIIVAGTASIMMSVLFFGLLIRVDRQSEDTLLTSARSIFKNVLITRKWVADHEGVLVVKQPGMEANPYLDHPQLFTDSGDTLLLKNPALVTRELSAISEATGGKFSFHMASTRFINPENIPDTFEEEALQFLDNSEEVDHLEYSRLEERDGKHYYRYFAPLYTREACLSCHAQHGYEEGDLRGGISVTLPMEEHLKARHSNVEFLLTLMIIVIIILSLLTYFLLQRSIIEPLRILEGKTHEMQDGQYAVDFNVKSQDEIGSLSQAFKGMAQRIHDDTEQLKTSEIMSRSLIENSPELIAIIDPKDCIFNYNHNFQRYTGYSDEELKGMNLFALIDKANTRQSMRKNLPETMEQQFEGILKTKDKLEISVEVFIGSGVTQGDDGDLTFVYLHDISERKQIERFSIQAEKMFALGKLSSGIAHEIRNPMYALTTNIEYLKQKQGDPKEFETIYPELRDSIDRIHRIVTAILDYSRPHRKTNKPLAINAILQKALDLVEKQLKKSRIRIRRELAETSVTIEGDEHKLVQVFVNLILNAFQAMGQEGELILKTEFSPDFQMVSVADNGCGIAKEDLDRIFDPFFTKSKGGTGLGLAICQRILDDHGARIEVLSELDLGTTINIYFNNHQG